One Panicum virgatum strain AP13 chromosome 9K, P.virgatum_v5, whole genome shotgun sequence genomic region harbors:
- the LOC120651073 gene encoding atherin-like produces the protein MDSPGRPRRSPPAERFLGLFSTPPPSFPSSSPSAGDELLEGDLLFPAPAPSSDPPQPDSSKNPGRVPRGHLGLLAALQEGERKVPGRGGAAAVAAAAVAASTVTSGTAGTLLRRKATIAAAAAAASASSATPSRSPPSASRAIPAAPRARDPELPPAAPYHQSAPVEVPVPPPWSRGRKWDELNVGSGDGDDDEEELFRGDAAMLPPHEMVARASAGGGYGVPGKPSSMLEGVGRTLKGRDLRRVRDAVLRQTGFLD, from the coding sequence ATGGACTCCcccggccggccccgccgctcTCCGCCCGCCGAGCGCTTCCTCGGCCTCTTCTCCACCCCGCCCCCCTCCTTCCCCTcttcctcgccctccgccggggACGAGCTCCTCGAGGGCGACCTCCTCTTCCCCGCCCCGGCCCCCTCCTCGGACCCGCCGCAGCCCGACAGCTCCAAGAATCCGGGCCGCGTCCCGCGTGGCCACCTCGGCCTGCTCGCCGCGCTCCAAGAAGGCGAACGGAAGGTACCTGGACGCGGCGGAgctgctgccgtcgccgccgccgctgtggcaGCGTCCACGGTCACGTCCGGAACCGCTGGGACGCTGCTCCGTCGCAAGGCGAccatcgccgcggccgccgccgcggcgtcggctTCCTCAGCGACGCCGTCGCGGTCCCCGCCATCCGCCTCGCGCGCCATCCCCGCGGCGCCGAGGGCCAGGGACCCCGAGCTGCCGCCCGCGGCGCCGTACCACCAGTCGGCCCCCGTCGAGGTCCCCGTGCCCCCGCCTTGGAGTCGCGGGCGCAAATGGGACGAACTCAACGTCGGGTCTGGCGacggggacgacgacgaggaggagctcTTCCGTGGGGACGCCGCCATGCTGCCCCCGCACGAGATGGTGGCGCGCGCGTCCGCGGGCGGCGGCTACGGCGTGCCCGGGAAGCCGTCCTCGATGCTGGAGGGCGTCGGCCGCACGCTCAAAGGGCGAGACCTCCGGCGTGTGCGCGACGCCGTGCTCCGGCAGACCGGCTTTCTTGACTGA